The Vicia villosa cultivar HV-30 ecotype Madison, WI linkage group LG1, Vvil1.0, whole genome shotgun sequence genome includes a region encoding these proteins:
- the LOC131642362 gene encoding uncharacterized protein LOC131642362, translated as MGLRVLATFSLLVLVHLINLASSYPIKNNLPSDFVQKSKLEDKAINGSKMEGGGTHGGGHGGQSHGGGAVIPIYAAGAANKNHNHRGAADCNLNKIKFSSMLMMIFVYPLMLLSLLT; from the exons ATGGGTTTGAGAGTACTAGCAACCTTTTCTCTTCTTGTTTTGGTCCATCTCATCAATCTTGCTTCTTCATATCCTATTAAGAACAACTTGCCTTCAG ATTTTGTGCAGAAAAGCAAGTTAGAAGATAAGGCAATAAATGGAAGTAAGATGGAAGGAGGTGGTACTCATGGAGGAGGTCATGGTGGCCAATCACACGGAGGAGGAGCAGTTATACCTATTTATGCAGCTGGGGCTGCAAACAAAAATCACAACCATCGTGGTGCTGCCGACTGCAACCTCAACAAAATCAAATTTTCCTCCATGCTTATGATGATATTTGTCTATCCTCTGATGCTGCTTAGTTTGTTAACATAG